One region of Oxalobacteraceae bacterium OTU3CAMAD1 genomic DNA includes:
- a CDS encoding cytochrome c4 — protein sequence MNRVFSPFVKSLLIALLAVSASVSAEEKKTVAAPAAKLDAAKGGALYTDGDNARGLPACVSCHGANGNSTIAINPKLSAQHEGYIYKQLVNFTTPERNQPVMTTYAKMLTDEEKRNVAAWLSTQAAKPGAAKNKDTIELGKKIYRGGIADKNIPACASCHGASGGGIPIQYPRLAGQHQDYTVAQLGLFKSGGRKNSAQMTTIAQRMSDEEMKAVADYVAGLK from the coding sequence ATGAATCGTGTGTTTTCACCATTTGTAAAATCCTTGCTCATCGCTCTGCTGGCAGTCTCTGCCTCCGTCTCCGCCGAAGAGAAAAAAACCGTCGCGGCCCCTGCGGCGAAACTTGATGCGGCCAAGGGCGGCGCCCTGTACACCGACGGCGACAACGCGCGCGGCCTGCCGGCCTGTGTTTCCTGCCACGGCGCCAACGGCAATTCGACCATCGCCATCAATCCGAAACTGTCGGCCCAGCACGAGGGCTATATTTATAAGCAGTTGGTGAACTTTACGACGCCGGAGCGGAATCAACCGGTGATGACGACCTACGCCAAGATGCTGACGGACGAGGAAAAGCGCAACGTCGCGGCCTGGCTGAGCACCCAGGCCGCCAAGCCGGGTGCAGCGAAGAACAAGGACACGATCGAACTGGGCAAGAAGATTTACCGTGGCGGCATCGCCGACAAGAACATCCCGGCCTGCGCCAGCTGTCACGGCGCCAGCGGCGGCGGCATCCCGATTCAATATCCGCGTCTGGCCGGCCAGCATCAGGATTACACGGTTGCCCAGCTTGGCCTGTTCAAGTCCGGCGGCCGCAAGAACAGCGCGCAGATGACCACGATCGCGCAGCGCATGTCGGACGAGGAAATGAAAGCCGTCGCCGATTACGTCGCCGGCTTGAAGTAA
- a CDS encoding cytochrome c biogenesis protein ResB, with amino-acid sequence MSSPSTTGIELKTRRPIVGEIVELISSMRFAIALLAMIAIAAVIGTVMKQNEATSNYINQFGQFWYEVFDKVGLYSVYSAWWFLLLMGMLVTSTSLCIARNSPKMIKDMRSWRENVREQSLLNFHHKMQWRAPLARAALAQQTAARLADAGYKVKLVEKDNGILLAAKQGAANKFGYIFAHSAIVIICVGALFDSDMPIRFQEWFLGKTPFGGSGLISAVPPQHRLSTANPTFRGNTLIPEGGSSDSALLQRADGVLIQELPVTINLKKFTIDFYSTGMPKLFASEVEVKDHASGEVVKAVIEVNKPLLYKGLAIYQSSFEDGGSKLKLTGFPMTGGDTTPFAIAGEVGGNTPLGKEYTVEWSGFRPFNVENLASQDARAVTQGKSLQEQFAQGLDKHTGSAGRNANNKDLKNVGPSVQYKLRDKTGQAREFQNYMQPVTVDGATVFLAGVRSNPSDAFSFLRIPSDDAHSVNEWMRLRAALTDPALRDAAAKRYAERAAPKGPNAETLREQIEASAQKSLALFAGDSKAAGFLSISQFLEKVPEAGREKTAEVFMKILNGSLWELWQAARAKSGLPEVTADESHGRWLLLATNALSDAFFYGAPVYLQLDEFVEVKASVFQVTRSPGKNVVYLGCALLVLGVFSMFYIRERRLWVWIKDGTDGAEALMAMSTQRKTLDFEREYETLKEKLPQSA; translated from the coding sequence ATGAGTAGCCCCAGCACCACCGGTATCGAACTGAAGACGCGCCGCCCCATCGTCGGCGAGATCGTTGAACTGATTTCCTCCATGCGCTTCGCCATCGCGCTGCTGGCGATGATCGCCATCGCCGCCGTCATCGGCACGGTGATGAAGCAGAACGAGGCGACCTCGAACTACATCAACCAGTTCGGACAGTTCTGGTATGAGGTGTTCGACAAGGTCGGCTTGTATTCCGTGTATTCGGCGTGGTGGTTCCTGCTGCTGATGGGCATGCTGGTGACGTCGACCTCGCTGTGCATCGCGCGCAATTCGCCGAAGATGATCAAGGACATGCGCAGCTGGCGCGAGAACGTGCGCGAGCAGTCGCTGTTGAACTTCCACCACAAGATGCAGTGGCGCGCACCGTTGGCCCGCGCGGCGCTGGCGCAACAAACCGCGGCCCGCCTGGCCGACGCCGGCTACAAGGTCAAGCTGGTGGAAAAAGACAACGGCATCTTGCTGGCCGCCAAACAGGGCGCGGCGAACAAGTTCGGCTATATCTTTGCGCACTCGGCCATCGTCATCATTTGCGTCGGCGCGCTGTTCGATTCGGATATGCCGATCCGCTTCCAGGAATGGTTCCTTGGCAAAACGCCGTTCGGCGGCAGCGGCTTGATCTCGGCGGTGCCGCCGCAGCACCGTTTGAGCACGGCCAACCCCACCTTCCGCGGCAACACCCTGATCCCCGAGGGCGGATCGAGCGACAGCGCGCTGCTGCAGCGCGCCGACGGCGTGCTGATCCAGGAATTGCCGGTGACGATCAACCTGAAGAAATTCACCATCGACTTCTACAGCACCGGCATGCCCAAGCTGTTCGCCAGCGAGGTCGAGGTCAAGGACCACGCCAGCGGCGAGGTGGTCAAGGCCGTCATCGAAGTCAACAAGCCTTTGCTGTACAAGGGCCTGGCGATTTACCAGTCCAGCTTTGAGGATGGCGGCAGCAAACTGAAGCTGACCGGCTTCCCGATGACCGGCGGCGACACCACGCCGTTCGCCATCGCCGGCGAAGTCGGCGGCAACACGCCGCTGGGCAAGGAGTACACGGTCGAGTGGTCGGGCTTCCGTCCGTTCAACGTCGAGAACCTGGCCAGCCAGGACGCGCGCGCCGTCACCCAGGGCAAGAGCTTGCAGGAACAGTTCGCGCAGGGCCTCGACAAGCACACCGGCTCGGCCGGCCGCAACGCCAACAACAAGGATTTGAAGAACGTCGGCCCGAGCGTGCAGTACAAACTGCGCGACAAGACCGGCCAGGCGCGCGAATTCCAGAATTACATGCAGCCGGTCACCGTCGATGGCGCCACGGTGTTCCTGGCCGGCGTGCGCTCGAATCCGTCGGACGCCTTCAGTTTCCTGCGCATCCCGTCGGACGACGCGCACAGCGTCAACGAGTGGATGCGCCTGCGCGCCGCGCTGACCGATCCGGCGCTGCGCGACGCCGCCGCCAAACGCTACGCCGAGCGGGCCGCGCCCAAGGGGCCGAACGCGGAAACCCTGCGCGAACAGATCGAGGCGTCGGCGCAGAAAAGCCTGGCCCTGTTCGCTGGCGACAGCAAGGCCGCCGGCTTCTTGTCCATTTCGCAGTTCCTGGAAAAGGTGCCGGAGGCGGGCCGCGAGAAGACCGCCGAAGTGTTCATGAAGATCCTCAACGGCAGCCTGTGGGAGCTGTGGCAGGCCGCGCGCGCCAAGTCTGGCCTGCCGGAAGTGACCGCCGACGAGAGCCACGGGCGCTGGCTGCTGCTGGCCACGAACGCGCTGTCGGACGCCTTCTTCTACGGCGCCCCGGTGTACCTGCAGCTCGACGAGTTCGTCGAGGTCAAGGCATCGGTGTTCCAGGTGACGCGTTCGCCGGGCAAGAACGTGGTATACCTCGGCTGCGCGCTGCTGGTGCTGGGCGTGTTTTCGATGTTCTACATCCGCGAGCGCAGGCTATGGGTGTGGATCAAGGATGGAACTGACGGCGCCGAGGCCTTGATGGCCATGAGCACGCAGCGCAAGACGCTCGATTTCGAGCGCGAATATGAAACTTTGAAAGAAAAGCTGCCACAATCGGCGTAA
- the ccsB gene encoding c-type cytochrome biogenesis protein CcsB has protein sequence MELTKTQQTYIQAPGYFKRLTTFDWIFALALLAGAVFGLNRYGHFMDVYEKTILLLTAPTFAALGWHWKPVRWLMPLVALLSLWAISMYDGQLDMGSTKFWLRYMLSSQSAILWMSVMFCLSTLFYWIGFAGRSDSISSLGSKLSWAAVVLGWTGMMVRWYESYLIGADVGHIPVSNLYEVFILFSLITAMFYLYFEQRYATRQMGPFVLLIISAAIGFLFWYTTSRDAAEIQPLLPALQSWWMKIHVPANFIGYGNFALAAMVASAYLLKTSGYLKDRLPSEEVLDDVMYKAISAGFAFFTIATILGALWAAEAWGGYWSWDPKETWALIVWLNYAAWLHMRLMTGLRGRPAAWWALVGLLVTTFAFLGVNMFLSGLHSYGKL, from the coding sequence ATGGAACTCACTAAAACTCAGCAAACCTATATTCAGGCGCCAGGCTATTTCAAGCGATTGACGACGTTCGACTGGATTTTCGCGCTGGCGCTGCTGGCCGGCGCCGTGTTCGGCCTGAACCGCTATGGCCATTTCATGGACGTCTACGAAAAGACCATCCTGCTGCTGACCGCGCCCACCTTCGCCGCGCTCGGCTGGCACTGGAAGCCGGTGCGCTGGCTGATGCCGCTGGTGGCGCTGCTGTCGCTGTGGGCGATCTCGATGTACGACGGCCAGCTCGACATGGGCAGCACCAAGTTCTGGCTGCGCTACATGCTGTCGAGCCAATCGGCGATCCTGTGGATGAGCGTGATGTTCTGCCTGTCCACTTTGTTCTACTGGATCGGTTTCGCCGGCCGCTCGGATTCCATCTCCAGCCTCGGCTCCAAGCTGAGCTGGGCCGCCGTCGTGCTCGGCTGGACCGGCATGATGGTGCGCTGGTACGAGTCCTACCTGATCGGCGCCGACGTCGGCCACATTCCGGTGTCGAACCTGTATGAAGTGTTCATCCTGTTCTCGCTGATCACGGCGATGTTCTACCTGTACTTCGAGCAGCGCTACGCCACCCGCCAGATGGGCCCGTTCGTGCTGCTGATCATCAGCGCCGCCATCGGCTTCCTGTTCTGGTACACCACCTCGCGCGACGCCGCCGAGATCCAGCCGCTGCTGCCTGCGCTGCAAAGCTGGTGGATGAAAATCCACGTGCCGGCCAACTTCATCGGCTACGGCAACTTCGCGCTGGCGGCGATGGTCGCGTCGGCCTATCTGCTGAAGACCTCGGGCTATCTGAAGGACCGCCTGCCGTCGGAAGAGGTGCTGGACGACGTCATGTACAAGGCCATCTCGGCCGGTTTCGCCTTCTTCACGATCGCCACCATCCTGGGCGCGCTGTGGGCGGCCGAGGCGTGGGGCGGCTACTGGTCGTGGGACCCGAAGGAGACTTGGGCGCTGATCGTCTGGCTCAACTACGCGGCCTGGTTGCACATGCGCCTGATGACGGGCCTGCGCGGCCGTCCGGCGGCGTGGTGGGCGCTGGTGGGCCTGCTGGTGACCACTTTCGCCTTCCTGGGCGTTAATATGTTCCTGTCAGGCCTGCACTCCTACGGCAAGCTTTAA
- the msrP gene encoding protein-methionine-sulfoxide reductase catalytic subunit MsrP: MLIKRSPNGIDLPFSSEITPRELYESRRSFMKQIALGAVGSAALLEMANREAFAQGTNPKLAAKLNPAYSALDKQTPYKDATTYNNFYEFGTDKSDPAQNAGTLKTRPWTVTIEGEVKKPMTLDIDALMKLAPLEERVYRLRCVEGWSMVIPWIGYSFSEIIKKVEPTGNAKYVEFITLADKKQMPGVGSRVLDWPYTEGLRIDEANHPLALLTLGMYGENLTNQNGAPVRMVLPWKYGFKSGKSIVKIRFVKDQPRTSWNISAPREYGFYSNVNPDVDHPRWSQASERRIGEDGFLARKRKTLMFNGYNDVAPLYAGMDLKKYF, translated from the coding sequence ATGCTGATCAAGCGTAGCCCCAACGGCATCGACCTGCCGTTTTCGTCGGAAATCACGCCGCGCGAACTGTACGAATCGCGCCGCAGCTTCATGAAGCAGATCGCCCTCGGCGCGGTCGGCAGCGCGGCCTTGCTGGAGATGGCCAACCGCGAAGCGTTCGCGCAGGGTACCAATCCCAAGCTGGCCGCCAAGCTCAACCCGGCCTACTCGGCGCTCGACAAGCAGACGCCGTACAAGGACGCGACCACCTACAACAACTTCTACGAGTTCGGCACCGACAAGAGCGACCCGGCGCAAAACGCCGGCACCTTGAAGACCCGTCCGTGGACCGTCACCATCGAAGGCGAGGTCAAGAAGCCGATGACGCTCGACATCGACGCGCTGATGAAGCTGGCGCCTTTGGAAGAGCGCGTCTACCGCCTGCGCTGCGTGGAAGGGTGGTCGATGGTGATTCCGTGGATCGGCTACTCGTTCTCCGAGATCATCAAAAAGGTCGAGCCGACCGGCAACGCCAAGTACGTCGAATTCATCACCCTGGCTGACAAGAAGCAAATGCCCGGCGTCGGCAGCCGCGTGCTCGACTGGCCGTACACGGAGGGCCTGCGCATCGACGAGGCCAACCACCCGCTGGCGCTGCTGACCCTGGGCATGTACGGCGAGAACCTGACCAACCAGAACGGCGCGCCGGTGCGCATGGTGCTGCCGTGGAAGTACGGCTTCAAGTCGGGCAAGTCGATCGTCAAGATCCGCTTCGTCAAGGACCAGCCGCGCACGTCGTGGAATATTTCGGCGCCGCGCGAGTACGGTTTCTACTCCAACGTCAATCCGGACGTCGACCACCCGCGCTGGTCGCAGGCGTCCGAGCGCCGCATCGGCGAAGACGGCTTCCTGGCGCGTAAGCGCAAGACATTGATGTTCAACGGCTATAACGATGTCGCGCCGCTGTATGCCGGCATGGATCTGAAAAAGTACTTCTAA
- a CDS encoding sulfoxide reductase heme-binding subunit YedZ, producing the protein MTFNPTARQAGLIKAAVFVLALVPLLRMVYLTVTGQLVEPLEFITRGTGDWTLYFLCFTLAVTPLRRLTKWNWLIKLRRMLGLYMFFYGFLHFMTFLWFDHFFDFTEMWKDVLKRPFITVGFIAFVLLIPLAVTSTNAMVKRLGGKRWQWLHRLIYVIAPLAILHFWWMKAGKHNFTEPIIYGTILGVLLLMRVYWARAKAKAA; encoded by the coding sequence ATGACGTTCAATCCAACCGCGCGGCAGGCCGGCCTGATCAAGGCCGCCGTCTTCGTGCTGGCGCTGGTGCCCTTGTTGCGCATGGTCTATTTGACGGTGACCGGGCAACTGGTCGAGCCGCTCGAATTCATCACGCGCGGCACCGGCGACTGGACCTTGTACTTCCTGTGCTTCACCCTGGCGGTGACGCCGCTGCGTCGGCTGACCAAGTGGAACTGGCTGATCAAGCTGCGGCGTATGCTGGGGCTGTACATGTTCTTCTATGGGTTTTTGCACTTCATGACCTTCCTGTGGTTCGATCACTTCTTCGACTTCACGGAGATGTGGAAGGACGTGCTCAAGCGGCCATTCATCACGGTGGGCTTCATCGCCTTCGTGTTGCTGATCCCGTTGGCGGTGACGAGCACCAACGCCATGGTCAAACGACTGGGCGGCAAGCGCTGGCAGTGGCTGCACCGCTTGATCTACGTGATCGCGCCGCTGGCGATCCTGCACTTCTGGTGGATGAAGGCCGGCAAGCACAACTTCACCGAGCCCATCATCTACGGCACCATCCTCGGCGTGCTGCTGCTGATGCGCGTGTACTGGGCGCGCGCCAAGGCCAAGGCGGCGTAA
- a CDS encoding Rpn family recombination-promoting nuclease/putative transposase → MASEDDTAYKQLFAHPEMVRDLLLGFVPGTWVRQLDVTSFERVSGSYVGDGGQQRHSDMVWKARLSGEWIYLYLLLEFQSRSDPWMALRMQVYVGLLYQDLVKRHELPKPFQLPPVFPVVLYNGERPWSASKIWWRRCRWICNRCKRPSVMFSSINAD, encoded by the coding sequence ATGGCGAGCGAAGACGACACCGCATACAAGCAACTGTTCGCGCATCCGGAAATGGTGCGCGACTTGTTGCTCGGCTTCGTTCCCGGCACATGGGTCCGGCAGCTGGACGTGACCAGCTTCGAACGCGTCAGCGGCAGCTATGTCGGTGACGGCGGCCAGCAGCGGCACAGCGACATGGTGTGGAAAGCACGCTTGTCCGGTGAATGGATTTACCTCTACCTGCTGCTCGAATTCCAATCGCGTTCAGATCCCTGGATGGCACTTCGCATGCAGGTTTATGTCGGCCTGCTGTATCAGGATCTGGTCAAACGCCACGAGCTGCCAAAGCCCTTTCAACTCCCTCCTGTATTTCCTGTTGTGCTTTATAACGGCGAGCGGCCGTGGTCTGCCAGTAAGATATGGTGGCGCCGCTGCCGTTGGATCTGCAACCGTTGCAAGCGGCCCAGCGTTATGTTCTCGTCGATCAACGCAGACTGA
- a CDS encoding family 43 glycosylhydrolase produces the protein MTNQSRRDAFKTLLTGAGLSIAPGIAPAAECAAAPVTAAPRQWRRGIEGQRQADQGDGTYINPIISGDHPDPTILKDGKDYYLTYSSFYSYPGLVIWHSTDLVNWRPVGPSLSKPLGTIWAVDLCKHNGKYFIYIPAAPDGSAWSIYAIWADRIEGPWSEPVDLKISGCIDPGHIVGEDGKRYLFVNGVRKIRLTDDGLATDGPLEQAYQPWRYPDDWVVENFAPEGPKLLKRGKWFYLVTAVGGTSGPVTGHMVIAARSTSIHGPWEHCPHNPLVRSLSTAEPWWSRGHATLVEGPAGDWWMVYHGYENGYRTLGRQTLLEPMEWTDDGWFRALGGDLSKPLAKPKGGKAGPAGQALSDDFKRNRFGVQWTFHDPAPDEAKRATYTAQGLRITGRGASPVDSRPLTCGVGDRSYEVELTMELNGQAEGGLLLFYNHKAFVGLGFTPELIKTFQHAEEQSWMRANRATSSVRVRMTNDDHVVTFRYSHDNGKTWVLHGMRMEVSGIHHNVFGGFLSLKVGIYSAGSGSVLLRDFKYRALA, from the coding sequence GTGACCAATCAATCGCGCAGAGACGCGTTCAAAACCCTGTTGACCGGCGCCGGCCTGAGCATCGCGCCGGGTATCGCGCCGGCGGCCGAATGCGCCGCCGCGCCCGTCACCGCTGCGCCGCGCCAGTGGCGCCGGGGCATCGAAGGCCAACGCCAGGCCGACCAGGGCGACGGCACCTATATCAACCCGATCATCTCGGGCGACCATCCCGATCCGACCATCCTCAAGGACGGCAAGGATTACTACCTCACCTACTCGTCGTTCTACTCGTATCCGGGACTGGTGATCTGGCATTCGACCGACCTGGTGAACTGGCGCCCGGTCGGACCCTCATTGTCGAAGCCGCTGGGCACGATTTGGGCGGTCGACCTGTGCAAGCACAACGGCAAATATTTCATCTACATCCCGGCCGCGCCCGATGGCAGCGCCTGGTCGATCTACGCCATCTGGGCCGACCGCATCGAAGGTCCGTGGAGCGAGCCGGTCGACCTGAAGATCAGCGGTTGCATCGATCCCGGCCACATCGTCGGCGAGGACGGCAAGCGCTACCTGTTCGTCAACGGCGTCCGCAAAATCCGCCTGACCGACGACGGGCTGGCGACCGACGGCCCGCTCGAGCAGGCGTACCAACCGTGGCGCTATCCGGACGATTGGGTGGTGGAGAACTTCGCGCCCGAAGGCCCCAAGCTGCTTAAACGCGGCAAGTGGTTCTACCTGGTGACCGCCGTCGGCGGCACGTCCGGACCGGTGACCGGCCACATGGTCATCGCCGCGCGCTCGACCTCGATCCATGGGCCGTGGGAGCATTGCCCGCACAACCCGCTGGTGCGCAGCCTGAGCACGGCCGAGCCATGGTGGTCGCGCGGCCACGCGACCCTGGTCGAGGGGCCTGCCGGCGACTGGTGGATGGTGTACCACGGCTACGAGAACGGCTACCGCACCCTGGGACGCCAGACCCTGCTCGAGCCGATGGAATGGACCGACGACGGCTGGTTCCGCGCGCTGGGCGGCGACCTGTCCAAGCCGCTGGCCAAACCGAAGGGTGGCAAGGCGGGACCGGCGGGCCAGGCCTTGTCCGATGATTTCAAGCGCAACCGCTTCGGCGTGCAGTGGACCTTCCACGATCCGGCGCCGGACGAGGCGAAGCGGGCGACGTACACGGCGCAGGGATTGCGGATTACAGGCCGCGGCGCCTCGCCGGTGGACAGCCGGCCGCTCACCTGCGGCGTAGGCGACCGCAGCTACGAGGTGGAGTTGACCATGGAGCTGAACGGCCAAGCCGAGGGCGGCCTGCTGCTGTTCTACAACCACAAGGCGTTCGTCGGGCTGGGCTTCACGCCGGAGCTGATCAAGACGTTCCAGCATGCGGAAGAGCAATCGTGGATGCGCGCCAACCGCGCGACGTCATCGGTGCGGGTACGCATGACCAACGACGATCACGTCGTCACGTTCCGCTATTCGCACGACAACGGCAAGACCTGGGTGCTGCACGGCATGCGCATGGAGGTGTCGGGCATCCACCACAACGTGTTTGGCGGCTTCCTGAGCTTGAAGGTGGGGATTTACAGCGCGGGCAGCGGCAGTGTGCTGCTGCGTGATTTCAAGTATCGAGCGCTGGCTTGA
- a CDS encoding glycoside hydrolase, whose translation MSFNPLATMLLSAALVFPFHGNAQDRVVDLNVKQVQGKLNKTFNFAIGAGRANEGLRADWQQQLAEIKRDAGFKYIRMHGLLTDDMGVYKTDAKGNDEYNFQYVDALFDYLISIDVKPFVELGFMPSPMASGNKTVFWWKGNVTPPRSYERWEKLIQALTKHWTERYGRAEVAKWYFEVWNEPNLDGFWAGTQAEYFKLYAHAARGVKSVDPSYKVGGPATAGAAWIPEMIAYCKENNVPLDFVSTHTYGVGEGYLDEYGTKGTVLIKDEAAVSGDVLRNRKEIGASAMPKLELHYTEWSSSYTPSDPTHDSYHQAAYILQKLKQVGNAAQSMSYWVFTDIFEEPGPRFEAFHGGFGLMNTQGIKKPAYFAYQFLNQLADTELKNKDAHSLATVNAKGEVQVLLWDYTHTLPEGTNNQQYFVKDLPPKAKGKVDVKLQGLKQGVYNLSIAQVGYRKNDAYTAFIDMGSPKQLTRPQVDALKSEATGKASERRTVRVGADGRASLSLPLRENDVYLLKLTAGK comes from the coding sequence ATGAGTTTTAATCCACTCGCAACGATGTTGCTCAGCGCAGCCCTGGTGTTTCCATTTCACGGAAACGCACAAGATCGCGTCGTCGATCTGAATGTCAAACAGGTTCAGGGAAAACTAAATAAAACCTTTAATTTCGCGATCGGCGCCGGCCGCGCCAACGAGGGATTGCGGGCGGATTGGCAACAGCAACTGGCCGAAATAAAACGCGACGCCGGCTTTAAATATATCCGCATGCACGGCTTATTGACCGACGACATGGGCGTCTATAAAACCGACGCCAAAGGCAATGACGAATATAACTTCCAATATGTCGACGCGCTGTTCGATTACCTGATCAGCATCGATGTCAAACCGTTTGTCGAACTCGGCTTCATGCCGTCGCCCATGGCCAGCGGCAACAAAACCGTCTTCTGGTGGAAAGGCAACGTCACGCCGCCGCGCAGCTACGAGCGCTGGGAAAAACTGATCCAGGCGCTGACCAAGCACTGGACCGAGCGCTACGGCCGCGCCGAGGTGGCAAAGTGGTACTTCGAAGTCTGGAACGAGCCCAACCTCGACGGCTTCTGGGCCGGCACGCAAGCCGAGTATTTCAAGCTGTACGCCCACGCCGCGCGCGGCGTCAAGAGCGTCGACCCGAGCTACAAGGTCGGCGGGCCGGCCACGGCCGGCGCGGCCTGGATCCCGGAAATGATCGCCTACTGCAAGGAAAACAACGTCCCGCTCGACTTCGTCAGCACCCACACCTACGGCGTCGGCGAGGGTTACCTGGACGAATACGGCACCAAGGGCACCGTGCTCATCAAGGACGAAGCGGCGGTCAGCGGCGACGTGCTGCGCAACCGCAAGGAAATCGGCGCGTCCGCCATGCCGAAGCTCGAGCTGCACTACACCGAATGGAGCTCGTCGTACACGCCGTCCGATCCGACGCACGACAGCTACCACCAGGCCGCCTACATCCTGCAAAAGCTCAAGCAGGTCGGCAACGCCGCGCAATCGATGTCGTACTGGGTCTTCACCGACATCTTCGAGGAGCCGGGTCCGCGCTTCGAAGCCTTCCACGGCGGTTTCGGCCTGATGAATACGCAGGGCATCAAAAAGCCGGCCTACTTCGCCTACCAGTTCCTCAACCAGCTGGCCGACACCGAGCTGAAAAACAAGGACGCCCACTCGCTGGCGACGGTCAACGCCAAGGGCGAAGTCCAGGTGCTGCTGTGGGACTACACGCACACGCTGCCGGAAGGCACCAACAACCAGCAATACTTCGTCAAGGACCTGCCGCCTAAGGCCAAGGGCAAGGTCGACGTCAAACTGCAAGGCTTGAAGCAAGGCGTCTACAACCTGAGCATCGCGCAAGTCGGCTACCGTAAAAACGACGCCTACACCGCCTTCATCGACATGGGTTCGCCCAAGCAGCTGACCCGGCCGCAAGTGGACGCGTTGAAGTCCGAAGCCACCGGCAAGGCGTCCGAACGCCGCACGGTGCGGGTGGGCGCCGACGGCCGCGCCAGCCTCTCGTTGCCGCTGCGCGAAAACGACGTCTACCTGCTCAAGCTGACCGCCGGCAAATAA
- a CDS encoding helix-turn-helix transcriptional regulator has product MQEFYKKTLYGFLMLLAASVLASYVCVSLSYLSAPLLPLRDSALPWRVKPDSDLPQSLARIDGDSRQLAFNFTLSPDRPYPFAAVGLFFTDRDGAPAHIDLSRYTSVALTAKCTPANTLSLTASTLEKKVSRRGDWLTYRAPSAFFSCGTNGSSVELDLTRLETPQWWFDMFKLDLSHQAYKLDQVPKLSVGSTFQSPKNIESRVEIHSMVLTGRDYRYLTALAILLGVSWAGFGLWTFRRHTRALIADVKEKLRKDLPLVAYQQLSIEPHRDKEKATILRYIANGYANAELDLEQIVAETGVNRNKINDILKSEFGHTFSGYLNKLRLTEAARLLAEKETAAVAEIAYSVGYRNVSYFNKLFKEEYGCTPKAFRTVCERPAGD; this is encoded by the coding sequence ATGCAGGAATTCTATAAAAAGACGCTGTACGGTTTCCTCATGCTGCTGGCGGCGAGCGTGCTGGCCAGCTACGTCTGTGTCAGCCTCAGCTATCTGAGTGCGCCGCTGCTGCCGCTGCGCGACAGCGCCCTGCCCTGGCGGGTCAAACCCGACTCCGACCTGCCGCAATCGCTCGCCCGCATCGACGGCGACAGCCGGCAGCTGGCCTTTAACTTCACGCTCTCGCCGGACCGGCCCTATCCCTTCGCCGCCGTCGGCCTGTTCTTCACCGACCGCGACGGCGCGCCGGCGCACATCGATTTGTCGCGCTACACGTCGGTGGCGTTAACTGCCAAGTGCACACCGGCCAACACCTTGAGCCTGACCGCCTCCACGCTGGAGAAAAAAGTCTCCCGGCGCGGCGACTGGCTGACCTACCGCGCGCCGTCGGCGTTTTTCTCGTGCGGCACGAACGGCTCGTCGGTCGAACTCGATCTGACGCGGCTGGAAACGCCGCAATGGTGGTTCGACATGTTCAAGCTGGACCTGTCGCACCAGGCGTACAAGCTCGACCAGGTGCCGAAGCTCTCCGTCGGCAGCACCTTCCAAAGTCCGAAAAACATCGAGTCGCGGGTCGAAATCCACAGCATGGTGCTCACCGGCCGCGACTATCGCTACCTGACGGCGCTGGCCATCCTGCTGGGCGTGTCCTGGGCCGGTTTCGGCCTGTGGACGTTCCGCCGGCACACGCGCGCGCTGATCGCCGACGTCAAGGAAAAGCTGCGTAAGGATTTGCCGCTGGTCGCATATCAGCAATTGTCGATAGAACCGCACCGGGATAAGGAAAAGGCGACGATCCTGCGGTATATCGCCAACGGCTACGCGAACGCGGAACTCGACCTGGAACAAATCGTCGCCGAGACCGGTGTTAATCGCAATAAAATCAACGATATTCTTAAATCCGAATTCGGCCACACTTTCAGCGGTTATTTAAATAAACTGCGGCTGACCGAGGCGGCCCGTCTGCTGGCGGAAAAAGAAACGGCGGCGGTGGCGGAAATCGCCTATTCGGTCGGCTATCGCAATGTTTCGTATTTCAACAAGCTGTTCAAGGAGGAATACGGATGCACGCCGAAAGCCTTCAGGACCGTGTGCGAACGCCCGGCCGGGGACTAG